The following proteins are co-located in the Sandaracinaceae bacterium genome:
- a CDS encoding ABC transporter ATP-binding protein, whose protein sequence is MLHARGVTKIYTMGEVEVPALRGCDVDLYEGELMVLLGASGSGKSTLLNILGGLDVPTEGRVFYRDWELTDADDSELTSYRRQHVGFVFQFYNLIPSLTARENVALVTEISDHPLAPEDALDLVGLGPRLDHFPAQLSGGEQQRVAIARAVAKQPDVLLCDEPTGALDFRTGKLVLEVLERINRELGTTTAVITHNAPIAKLADRVITLADGRIATVDHNETKLHPNEIEW, encoded by the coding sequence GTGCTGCACGCGCGCGGCGTGACGAAGATCTACACGATGGGCGAGGTCGAAGTGCCGGCCTTGCGCGGCTGCGACGTGGACCTCTACGAGGGCGAGCTGATGGTGCTGCTCGGCGCCTCCGGCAGCGGCAAGTCCACGCTCCTCAACATCCTGGGCGGCCTCGACGTGCCGACGGAGGGGCGCGTCTTCTATCGCGACTGGGAGCTGACCGACGCCGACGACTCGGAGCTGACCTCGTACCGCCGGCAGCACGTCGGCTTCGTCTTCCAGTTCTACAACCTCATCCCGAGCCTCACGGCGCGCGAGAACGTCGCGCTGGTGACCGAGATCTCCGACCACCCGCTCGCGCCCGAGGACGCGCTGGATCTGGTCGGGCTCGGCCCGCGGCTCGATCACTTCCCGGCGCAGCTCTCGGGCGGCGAGCAGCAGCGCGTCGCCATCGCGCGCGCGGTCGCCAAGCAGCCCGACGTGCTCCTCTGCGACGAGCCGACCGGGGCGCTCGACTTCCGCACGGGCAAGCTCGTGCTGGAGGTGCTCGAGCGCATCAACCGAGAGCTCGGCACGACCACCGCGGTGATCACCCACAACGCGCCGATCGCGAAGCTCGCCGACCGGGTCATCACGCTCGCGGATGGACGCATCGCCACCGTCGATCACAACGAGACGAAGCTCCACCCGAACGAGATCGAGTGGTAG